The Oreochromis niloticus isolate F11D_XX linkage group LG2, O_niloticus_UMD_NMBU, whole genome shotgun sequence genome includes a region encoding these proteins:
- the LOC102078017 gene encoding uncharacterized protein LOC102078017 isoform X2, translated as MYHCGIDTWIQLEWSGTYLLVKGNTERTSNYIVVQQPIESKPVCPGTTANLQCSVLSDSENKTCPGDDNVLWFRAGSNKSHPNILYTHENRTDKCEKRSDHQKRCVYRFSKNVSSTDAGTYYCAVATCGEILSGKGTTLDTQESSVWSQTASTVVFLLSAVMCISLFITAVLIYITKKNNSDHHKAPVLQKNINDQKTQEDFSRIKDTQMFSAVVFAVMKVDICTTKGVNAAEEQQIYTAVKAFGRD; from the exons GAAACACTGAAAGGACATCAAACTATATTGTCGTACAGCAGCCGATAGAATCAAAACCAGTGTGTCCAGGAACCACGGCAAATCTACAGTGTTCAGTCCTCTCTGATTCTGAGAACAAGACATGTCCAGGAGATGATAATGTTTTGTGGTTCAGAGCTGGATCTAATAAATCTCATCCAAACATCCTCTACACTCATGAAAATAGAACTGATAAATGTGAGAAAAGATCTGACCATCAGAAAAGATGTGTTTATCGCTTCTCTAAGAATGTCAGCTCCACTGATGCTGGGACTTACTACTGTGCTGTGGCCACATGTGGGGAGATATTATCGGGAAAAGGAACTACACTGGATACTCAAG AAAGCAGTGTGTGGTCACAGACAGCCAGTACAGTTGTTTttctgctcagtgctgtcatgTGTATAAGTCTCTTTATTACTGCTGTCCTCATTTACATaaccaagaaaaacaacagtgaTCATCACAAAG CTCCTGTCCTGcagaaaaatattaatgatCAGAAAACACAAGAG GACTTTTCCCGGATTAAGGACACAcagatgttttctgctgttgtctTTGCCGTGATGAAAGTTGATATTTGCACAACAAAGGGTGTGAATGCAGCAGAGGAGCAGCAGATCTACACAGCTGTCAAGGCTTTTGGGCGGGATTAG
- the LOC102078017 gene encoding signal-regulatory protein beta-2 isoform X1 has product MMVLWMILLLLHHGNSLVPVKMVQLGEPATLKCDISKDISSKVYWYRQSVGDTLKLIMTLYRDREPVYDSASLKSRFSAKNANNFSKLTILETVQEDEGIYHCGMTAWHNLEWSGTYLLVKGNTERTSNYIVVQQPIESKPVCPGTTANLQCSVLSDSENKTCPGDDNVLWFRAGSNKSHPNILYTHENRTDKCEKRSDHQKRCVYRFSKNVSSTDAGTYYCAVATCGEILSGKGTTLDTQESSVWSQTASTVVFLLSAVMCISLFITAVLIYITKKNNSDHHKAPVLQKNINDQKTQEDFSRIKDTQMFSAVVFAVMKVDICTTKGVNAAEEQQIYTAVKAFGRD; this is encoded by the exons ATGATGGTGTTATGGATGATATTACTTCTTCTTCATCATGGAA ATTCTCTGGTTCCAGTGAAAATGGTTCAGCTTGGTGAACCAGCAACCTTAAAATGTGATATATCCAAAGACATCAGCAGTAAAGTATACTGGTACAGGCAGAGTGTTGGGGATACACTTAAATTAATCATGACACTATATCGAGATAGAGAACCTGTGTATGATTCTGCATCTTTGAAATCAAGATTTTCTGCAAAGAATGCAAACAATTTTAGCAAACTGACTATTTTGGAGACGGTCCAAGAGGATGAGGGAATTTATCATTGTGGAATGACAGCATGGCATAATCTTGAATGGAGTGGAACATATTTGTTAGTTAAAG GAAACACTGAAAGGACATCAAACTATATTGTCGTACAGCAGCCGATAGAATCAAAACCAGTGTGTCCAGGAACCACGGCAAATCTACAGTGTTCAGTCCTCTCTGATTCTGAGAACAAGACATGTCCAGGAGATGATAATGTTTTGTGGTTCAGAGCTGGATCTAATAAATCTCATCCAAACATCCTCTACACTCATGAAAATAGAACTGATAAATGTGAGAAAAGATCTGACCATCAGAAAAGATGTGTTTATCGCTTCTCTAAGAATGTCAGCTCCACTGATGCTGGGACTTACTACTGTGCTGTGGCCACATGTGGGGAGATATTATCGGGAAAAGGAACTACACTGGATACTCAAG AAAGCAGTGTGTGGTCACAGACAGCCAGTACAGTTGTTTttctgctcagtgctgtcatgTGTATAAGTCTCTTTATTACTGCTGTCCTCATTTACATaaccaagaaaaacaacagtgaTCATCACAAAG CTCCTGTCCTGcagaaaaatattaatgatCAGAAAACACAAGAG GACTTTTCCCGGATTAAGGACACAcagatgttttctgctgttgtctTTGCCGTGATGAAAGTTGATATTTGCACAACAAAGGGTGTGAATGCAGCAGAGGAGCAGCAGATCTACACAGCTGTCAAGGCTTTTGGGCGGGATTAG